The Methylobacterium durans nucleotide sequence ACGGCGCCGAATTCCGGCTCGCCGCGCGCGCCGGCTGGCACCGCTCGCCGCGCCTCGTCCTCGCCTTCCTGGTGCGGGACGCGATGCTGCCGGCCCTCTGGGCCGCCGCCTGGATGCGGAGCGCGATCGTCTGGCGCGGCAACGCCATGGACATCCGCCCGAAGGCGGCGGGGGCCTTGCGCCCACGGGTCAGGGCCGCGTGAGGCCGTCCTTCCGGGCGGTCGCCGCCTGATCTACACCGCGGGTCGAGTGACACGCTTCGGACACGCGAAACGACCCGCCCATGAGAATTGCCGTCCTCGAGACCGGCCGGCCGCCGGCGCGCCTCGGCGGGCGCTATCCCGGCTACGGCGCGATGGTGCGCAGCCTCGTCGGGCCCGGCCACGATTACGAGATCGTCCGCGCCGATGCCGGGGCGCTTCCCGCGCCGGACGCGCACGCGGCCTACCTGATCACCGGCTCGCCGGCCGGCGTCTACGATCCCGATCCGTGGATCGCGGCGCTGATCGCCTTCCTGCGGGCGCTCGCGCCCGACCGGAAGGTGGTCGGGCTCTGCTTCGGCCATCAGGTGATGGCGCAGGCCTGGGGCGGGCAGGTCGTAAAGTCGGAGAGGGGCTGGGGCCTCGGGCTGCACCGCTACGCGATCGTGGAGCGAGCGCCCTTCATGGATGGCGGCGACGACGCGATCCGCGTGCCCGTGAGCCATCAGGACCAGGTCGTGGCTCGGCCGCCCGGCGCGCGGGTGCTCGCGGCCAGCGCCTTCACCCCGCACGCGGTGCTCGCCTACCGGGACCGTGCCGCCCTCTCCTTCCAGTGCCATCCGGAATTCAATCCCGACTTCGCCCGCGCGCTCACGGACGGGCACCGGGCGGGGGAGACGGATCCGGCGCTCGTCGCGGCGGCGCTCGCCTCCCTGGACGCGCCCCACGATTCCGGCCGCGTCGGCTCCTGGATCCGGCGCTTTCTCGATGAGGATTGAGGCTGCGTGGTGCGGGTAGAGGGAATCGAACCCCCACGCCTTGCGGCTGGCGATTTTGAGTCGCCCGCGTCTACCAATTCCGCCATACCCGCGACCCGCGCCTCATCGCACAAGTTCGCCCCGGCGGCCAAGGACTTTTGCGGAGACGGTGCGGCGCGCCTTCACTGGCCAGGGCCGCCCGCCTGTGCTCAAAGGTCGGCGCCTCTCCCCGACCGGACAAGGACCCGATGA carries:
- a CDS encoding type 1 glutamine amidotransferase, producing MRIAVLETGRPPARLGGRYPGYGAMVRSLVGPGHDYEIVRADAGALPAPDAHAAYLITGSPAGVYDPDPWIAALIAFLRALAPDRKVVGLCFGHQVMAQAWGGQVVKSERGWGLGLHRYAIVERAPFMDGGDDAIRVPVSHQDQVVARPPGARVLAASAFTPHAVLAYRDRAALSFQCHPEFNPDFARALTDGHRAGETDPALVAAALASLDAPHDSGRVGSWIRRFLDED